The Candidatus Eisenbacteria bacterium genomic interval ACGCATCCTCATCGGCATCGCCGGAGGCTCGGGCTCCGGCAAGACCCTGGTCGCCCGCACGATCGTGCGCGAGCTGGGCTCGGGCAAGGTCGTGATCATCGACCAGGACTCGTACTACAAGAACCTCGACGAGATCCCCTTCCGCGACCGCGAGGCGCGGAACTTCGATCACCCGGACGCGTTCGACAACGGCCTGCTCGTCGCCCACCTGCGCGAACTTCTCGACGGCAAGCCCATTGACCAGCCCGTCTACGACTACAGCAACCATTGCCGCGCGAACGAGACGCGGCGGATCAGCGACCACCTGGTCGTCGTTCTCGAGGGCATCCTGATCTTCCACGAGCCGGAGCTGCGCGCGCTCATGGACATCAAGCTCTACGTGGACGCGGACGCCGACGTTCGCCTGACGCGCCGGCTGCGGCGGGACCTGATCGAGCGCGGCCGCGCCGTGGACTCGATCCTCCGCCAGTACGAAGAGAGCGTGCGGCCGATGCACCTGCAGTTTGTCGAGCCGAGCAAGCGTTTCGCCGACGTGATCATTCCCGGCGGCGGCCACAACAAGGTGGCCATCGACCTGGTGAAGACCAAGATCCGCGAGCTGCTGCGCGAACGCGGCGTGGACGTCGGCGCGGCGGTCGGAGCCTGACGGACGTTCGCCGAATCGGCCTCCGCGGCGGCGGCGGCCGGATCGCGCCGGCGCGCTACGGCAGCACGAGCACCCGGCGCGAGGCGCCGAACGCGCCGGCCTGCATGCGGACGAAGTAAACGCCCGCGCGCAGCCCGCGCGCCTCGAGCGCGAGCGAGTGACGG includes:
- the udk gene encoding uridine kinase, which gives rise to MSRRILIGIAGGSGSGKTLVARTIVRELGSGKVVIIDQDSYYKNLDEIPFRDREARNFDHPDAFDNGLLVAHLRELLDGKPIDQPVYDYSNHCRANETRRISDHLVVVLEGILIFHEPELRALMDIKLYVDADADVRLTRRLRRDLIERGRAVDSILRQYEESVRPMHLQFVEPSKRFADVIIPGGGHNKVAIDLVKTKIRELLRERGVDVGAAVGA